From the genome of Toxoplasma gondii ME49 chromosome XII, whole genome shotgun sequence:
CAACGTAGAGTCAGCCGTCCAACCGGATATCCTTTACCCGAGAGAAAACTGAGGCTCAGGCCTTCTGAGAGCACCAACGATCGACGCGAGTAGTAGCAGTTTGTTTTTACGGTGGTGTTTTCGACGCCGAATCTCATGCGTTTCATATGCATCTGTGGATACTTATTCTAAAAATTGCCGATTTCCTTTTCTTATTCCAACTGAGCATCCGAAGGACGTTGAAGGTGAAGCGGGAATGCCGCTGGAACCGCAAGTCCGAGGTGGACCCAACCGTTTAAGCCGGGAGGCAGTGGAGTGGAAAATCGAACGAGAATCCAGTGGGACGCAAAAACGGTGGTGTCGACAACTAAGAGTTGGggcttgctcttcttcgaaTGTGAATATGGAGCATCCAGCATAGGTACTTGTTGAAATCCATACAGAATGCGCTTCTCCTGCGAAGTCGTATTGACCGCCAATCGCTCGGGGCGAGTTCTTATCTTAACGGATCACACACCATGCACGAATCGGGGAAAACGTCGCAGTGAAAGACAGCGGAAAGCCAGGTGAAGCGACAGCTGCTTCGGCCTTTCATCGTTAGGCAGCCAGACCTTACGATCATAAAATGCCGCGGCTCCCGTCACCAGCCTTGGATGCCGCAAACAGCAGcggtttcctttctccatGAACTGCGTAACGGACTCAGGAAGAAGCATAGAGCGACTGAATAAGTTCCATGCATACCTACTCAGCTTTGTACTGCCGTCCAGGGATTGACAGTCTCACCCCGAAGAGCTGAATGACTGCACACTCAAACTGGCTTCCGCGCAGATGCGCCAGAGGACGTTGAAAATGAACGTGGCTGCCTTTTAACTGATGAAGGCATTAGCTACACAGAATGGTTCGCTAGTTGTGTTTTCCCCTCCAGAAAAGTGGCGACCCGAAACCCTCGCCCTGTCCCTGTCTAGCCGGGTTCCCCACTGTACTTTAAAACAAACACTACCGCGCCTGCCACGGGCGAGATGACAGTCATCCCCCAATGGTGAAAACGGATGGCGCTTTTGGGGAGGGATCGGATGAAAAAAGAGGAGTGAGAAAGAACAGCATTGACGCCGTactgcagcgagagaggcaaatCGTCACTGCGATCACTCAAACGACTTCCTTTCGCGTAAAGCGCGTTTCCTCGGGGCTGTTCTCGGCTGAGATCGTCGCCGCGACAGTCAGTATATACAGGATGTTTTTGGAAAATAAACAGACGTCACAGTGGACCAGACACAACGATGCTACTCCAGTGTGGTGGGAGAGACCTTAAACAAGAACGAAACCTCAGAAAAAACGTCGCTGACAAGTGCAAGCACGCGAGATTTATATGCCCTAACACCCGAGCTGTAAACACACAGCCGCGCCGTCGTAACGCAAACAACAGTCAAAAACAGCGGAGCTGTATTCCATGCTAGTGAGAAGGCGGGGAGAACGACGGGAGATTCTGTAGCAGACACGCACACAGCGTTCAGCACTTTTGAGAGTAACTTTGGCAACTTTCTCCCATGCTTCTTCCCTCGTGTTTCTGTAGGTTTAATGCAGGTAGCACGGTGAGTTCGACAACTTGAACGTTTTTTGAAATCTTCTATTCATTTAATGCTTCTCGCAGTTGACCATAAAAGGCACCAGCTCCGAGAAATATTATTTTTTCTACTGGGTGGTTCGTTTCTGTGATAATCGGTGAAAAGCCTGCAACAGGCATCGCATCAGTACGATATACCTCTTCTGGGCTTGATAATTTTCCCCCAGCGGACGAATATTCATACTCGCGAAAAGGCATGTTCAGAATGCGTAACATACGCTTTACTATGCTTATGGATAGATCaatgtatatacgtacaaATTGGTAATTAAAAGCAGGCATGCATGTCTACATACTATGCCTCTCCCTAAATGTGCATTCATGTGCATATCACTACGAATACCTTGATCGACTTTCCATAGCATATTTTTCTTGGTATGCGTAAAGTATTTTTGTAAATCTTGTGTCTGTTgaaggcgcatgcaagccTAAGCAGGCTGATGCGTCAACACGTTCACTCGCTGTTACCAGGCGAGTGCCAAAAGCCTGTCACCGGATTCGAATTCACGGAAcatgtgttttttcttgacAGGTAGGGATACCCGCTGAAGCTTGTAGGCACTCCTCCTATAAAAACGGAATAAAGCATAAAATGTCTTGTGCACGCCATCAAACGCAACAGAAGCGTAACAAATCCATTATCCCGTCTTCGACGGCAGGGCTTTCCGGCTGCCATGGTACAAACCTAGCCTTTCTACTCTATCTTCACTCGAAGACATCTGTTCGGGACGTTGCGCATCGTGTGTTGTAGCCTTGACAAAGGCTGCGTCTacttcgttttttcgaagACGCTGAAGAATCCATTTTTCTTTTCAATATCTCTGTTCTAATCCATTGTTTCGGCGCTGGTGCCCGCAATGTGCAACGATGAGAGAGTGTCGGTGGATCAGGGGTCGCCGTTGACCCGGCGACAAGCAGCGCCAACAGCAACAGTGGAAAGAACCAGACAGTCTGGCAGGAATTCATAGTGCATTATATTCCTCGAAAAACTACACAAGTATGGCTGATTTGATAACTCCAGTAAGCTCACCAGGGAAAGGTggcaaaaagagaggaaccgATGGAGAGAGCGTACGGGCACCGAGGATCGAACTCGGGATCTTCTGCGTGTTAGGCAGACGTCATAGCCACTAGACCATGCCCGCTTGGCGATGCCCGTGCATCCCCTAGGGCTGGCAAAACTGATTTTCCCCTTAGCTGTACCTGTCTGACGGTGCTGTAAACTTGTTTCGCTTGCTGTTTGGGGCGTTACAGCATCAACGTGCACACGTTCTCTCCAAATGTAGGAGCCTTTTGAAATTGATAATAGATGGCTGATGTGGGACTCTTGTCAGTGCCACGTTGCAAGCTTTTGAGAGGGGAACGCGATCGGAGCGAAGGTATGGACTCTTGTCAGTGCTCGGGGACACCATCGGGACGAGCAGTAACGCTTCGGGTACACCCTATTGTAACGAGAAGGAGGTTCTACTGTGTGTGTATGAAAACGCCTTAGGGCTTCGCTAGACCAGCGTACGTAGTTCTTTGTCAGTAACTTCTGCGATAGTTTCTTTCCGTCAAGACTGTGTGACGAGTCTTCGTGGCTGGCTTGGACGTACGAGGCACTGTGTCACCGGCGACACAGTTTCTGCTTTAATTGTTACATCGATACAGCGACTCAACTGACATCATATATGACGAGGTGGAGTCCCCTTTTGATAGTTTCGCTTGTTTTGACGTGTATTATTCTCAGCTGATGACAGCAGTCTTACGCTCGCGTGTGCGGCATGTGTTAAAGAACCAGAATACAGACACGCTGAATGTGTGATGTGAGGCCAGCTGTGGCACTTTCCCGCTGGTTAAACGGAACCGTATTTCTTGTTTAACTGACCAACAAAATGCCAGGAAGTGTGTCTGATTTTGGCTGGAGTGTGACCGGGTCCATACCCCGTGAGCGTTCGAGCGGCACACTCAGTTTTGTCTTCGGGAAAAATTCTTTGTGTATATCATCTTTATCTGACGCTCATGACTCGGAAATACCTCCGTGCAGAATGATGGACAAGGCAGAATCAACCGGAAAAGAGGATTCCCTCAAGAGCGTTTCGTTGCGAGGATCTGCCAAATCATCCCTTTTCAGCTCAACGGCGGGAAACACGAACGCGAGCAAAACGTTatcagaaaaaagaagcaacGAATTCTGTGGCACAGCTAGTGCAACACCAACATTCGTCAGCACGTCACCAGAAACGCTGGGAGACCCGCAATCTTCCCCACCCAAAAGCCGGATGTCTTCGACCAAACGAAAGATTAACGAGAAAATCTTGAACTCCTCACATTCTCTGTCTACAACAGCCTCATCCTCTCCAGATCCGTTCGCAAGCGCGGTGGCCCCCTCGATTGAATCCTCAGGCATAGATAGTACATTCCGGTCCGTGTCTGAGAGCATCTCgaggaacagcgagaagcaTCAAAGTTTCGGCTTGTCAATATCGTTTGCAGCCTCTGGTACAGGTGTGATGGGCACAAGGAAGAGCTCAGCAACAAGAACAAATGTATGTTATACTGTGAACAGCAATAGCAGCTCTGCTGAAGAAATATCCAGCTGCAGACTTTTTGACAGTACGGCCTCTCCGTCCGAGCAAAGCTTTCCCATTTCGGGTAAACTCCCGACGACGGAAATGGCGAGAGAAACACTTTCTTCCCTACAAGAAAGTTAAGGAAGAATAAGTGCAAGCCATGCATTTGTTCATTCCTCCCAGTCTGCGAAACCACTCACGACAGAGGGCGGCAGTCGCTGTTCTTCAAGAGTAGACAGTTCCATCGTATGTCtccacaagagacagagacagtctTTGAAAAGGCATACAAGTCCCGAATGACGAGCACTTCAACCCAAAATGCGTTTGCCCCACCGTTAAACAGTGCCGACACGTGTTATCAGGGCCTGCATTTAATTCCTCGCTATATTAGAGCGAATCAAACGCTCCAAGTTCCCGACATCCGCACGGGAATTGctcttgcgtttttctgtgtcttctgttgTGTATCTTGAGTTGTTGCCTAACTACTTGTCTTCAACAGTCCCACATTTTCTGTCGTACGTTACCTGGTGCCTTTTCCCCCCGTTATCTATACCTTTCTATATGTGGCACCTGAAGGAGACCTCTAGTGATGGCGATACATCAGAACAGGTTTAGATACACATTGTTcgcgacagaaaagcgaaatGCAGGAAGAAATACAGAATGCTACGTAAGAATGACGAAAGCACTGACGGAAACCCAACAAGCACACGattggaagccagtgaaAGCTGCGAAACAGACACCCGTAGGCGGAAACGCTGTTCGCTTTAATGGCATACTGACGGTGACTCTAGTTAACATAAGAATGTATGTGCACTTTCATGTCGACGTAAAAACACGTGCAATTACTTCCACGACCTACAAAAGATTTTTTAAACGTTTCACTATACGAAAGAAAGCTTACGCATACGTCtacatataaatgtatatatatatatatatatatatatatataacgacgcatgcagtgacgGAGTGTGCCAAGTCCACATGTGCCGAGTAAATGCAAGCAGGAGAGCGCCTTGACAGCATACTActacatgcacatgcaagCAATTTTCCACTCGTATCGCTAAACTCAGGGACTTTTCTTCTGAGCATCTACAGATGTGGACACCGTTGCAGCTGCCAAGCATTCTGCCTCATCCCGCATCATGCACACAATAAGAGAAGACCAGCACCTGAAGTTGGGTTTAATATTCTTGTCGTGTAGCCAGCCTAGATATCACCGCAGGTGAAACAGTCGGCAACACCGTTCTGCTGAAACGAGAGAGCCGCCGTTTCCACTGAGAATCAGTAGAGCAAAGCAGATATTCCTGACACTTTGAGGACGAAACCTGACAACCAACTTTGACTGGCACAGGACACTTTGCCGTGCATCAAGGTCTTCCTGGATTGTGAACCGAACACAACGACAGAAGGAGGAAACTGCTACTTTCAACAAGCAAAGAGCAAAAGGAGGactgaaagaaaaaaggtTTATGCGTACCTCCACAAGTTGCACAGGAAAGAAAGTGGGTTGCTTGAATGACTaagacgcgacagctgaAATAGTGGACAGGAGGAAAGGGTCTTCTGGTCAAGTGAAGCCGTGCTGAGGATCTCGTGCAAGTGGAAGTCGctgagcagagaaagagcagtGCTCCACATAGCGCTCGACTAAACCGTCGGTCTGTATTTTCCCACAACAACGCCGACGGCGTGTcattctctctgtcgctgttttGACTCCACTGCACCGTTCGTCGTCCAGTATGGGAACAGCAAAAACAAGCGTACACAAGGTCTCAGCGCCCATCCCCcacttgttttccttctcgtttaCTTGCGTCGCTTAAGTTCCTCGACTGAGATATTCTGGAATCTTTTACCGCGAGAGGCCTCAGACGGAAAGCAAAACGAGATCCACCATCCCTGAACTCGGAGTCGCGTCGCCCTGGAGCATGAAACCAGTGCGAGATCTAATAGCCAAAGGGCACAGAAAGAGCTCAGGTGGGATGCGAAGAGGCAAGGCCTTATGTGACGTCCCTTCCTAAATGAAGGCTATTCTGGAGAGCAAAAAACAGATGACCCAGTTTTTTGGGACAAGCGACAAATACCGAATTGCGAGCTAGACGCACAACGGTAACACACCTTGCTAAACAGGACATGTCGACATCCAACTCTCTTCTCATTCGTATCTCGTGTTCTGAATCAAATCAAGTCGAGCGACCCTTGCTTCCCTTTTCCGTTGTGGTGAGAGCTGATTTCCGTTGTCCCTTTGATTCTAACTTGGGTCTCAACGCCAGCTCCACGGTTCGGGCTGAAAATCCTTTCCATGTGAAGAATCGATTTGCTGGGGGTCGGAACGCTTCTCCCAGGATTGTAGACACCCGAATGCTGCGCTTGGGCATTCGCGTAAAATCGTCCGGTTTTCTCTGGAactttctgtttcgtttATTTTAACAAAATCGACCACCAAAGTGGGTGTTGGATTTGGAGTTCCTTACCGCaagaagaagtcgacagGTGGGTTTACGTCTGCTTTCAGTGCAACATTCGGACAGCTACCTCCGTCGCGTCTTGCTCTTGGCTCTGTCCCATGCATGCCCCCCGCTGCATCTCCATTTCTGTTGTACAAAACCAACGGAACATTCATTTTCTTTCCGTCttgaagcagaaggagatcGGACCGCATTTTGACGACTCTTTTCCGTTTGAAGAGCCGAAACTTGTCCAAACTGTCCGGCGTCCAcctctttcctccgttcGAGAGCTACCATCCATCGTCCCTACCTCAGTTGCATGTTGCTTCCTACCTCAAAAGACCCGTTTCACCTGGATCTTATTTCTGTGTTCACGCAAAGGGAGGAACATCTTCAGGTGGAGAGATACTCAAGAGCGACGGAACAATGGCGGGACAGGCGGACAAGAAACGTCAGCAGAAAGCCGCAGCGTATTTTCAAACGCATGCTATTGGAGTCCTTGTCGCAACCGTAAGGAACTGCCAAATATATATTTCCAAATGCGCTGCTATACGTGTTGTGGAAGACTGGCACACATTCCGCTAGAGGAGAAACTTCTTCAGAAGACATCCAGCGAGTCGTTCTGTTGTTACGGACGCGTGGCCATGTTACGTCGTACGGATTCGTTTTTCAGCCACCGTACGAAGAAAGGCAGGTGCATGCCTTTGAGAGATATGCACATATGCATCATGCGTACGCGTTCGTACATATTTATCAATATGCTTCTTTTGGCTCATGAGAGCGATTGGTCTCTAGCGCACATAAACGATACAACCGCGCGCACACAAAAAGATATATAGATAAAATCAGAGCCGGTAAATTAGGTAAGCAAGGGGTGTGCACACACATCTGCCAAATCAGCGAGTTTGGAATGCCGGAGATCTCCTCAGTGTTTGTGTATGAAGGCGGCACGCGTGCTTCTACGTCCTGTGCGAATGTGTTAACCTCTGAAGAGTGAGATGGAGACACCTGCGATGCCTGTTTTGTGAAGttgtgctgtctctctttttacTGCTATATGCCTTTGCATACTTATGTGTAGTTCACTCACCGTACGGAAACGAAAAATATAGATGTGGACATACGCACATACttacatgtgtgtatatacatataggcATACTGCAAGATGGcatgcctatatatatatatatatatatatatatatacatacgcatatgcGCTCATTTGCCCATGCAGCAGGCTGCCGTCGGCCCCTCATGGACTGTGATTTTGGTTAGTGATGTTACGAGGATCTTCACTTACTCCGATGCGTGCACTTCCTGTGACTGACCTCTGTGTTTCCAGGTTCTGTTCCTGATCTGCCGTCTGCTGGTTTTCTCGGGGAACTTCTCTGCACCGTTGCTGCCCGTGCCTAGGTTTTGGGAgggttttcttctcgcctttaCCTACGCCCTTTACTACGGGACGTACACCTCCATCACGAGCAGTTTGCTCCTGGGCGTATCCCACTCGCATGCTACAGATTTTTTTCttgttgcatgcgcagcgcAGATAGCGGGTGGCTTTCACCCCAACGGCTGGTTTCTCTGGACGGTGGTGCCTGCGTACGTCGTGTACAGAGTTGTGAGAAAAGTTCTCGACTGGGTGTTCACACCTGAGGGTCCTGAGGAAGGCAGCCCGGAGGCACTAGCcatgaggaagagagaggagaaactcCAGAGAAAACTGAAGAGTGGACGTGTGCAGCTCATTAGATGAGACAAAAAGAAGAACTGTCCCTGGCGGACGAACAGTTAACCAGGTGTCTCTGGTCGCACGCACCTGCGAACAGTTGTGTAGCTGTGGGGAAGTTGACGCGTGTTTTTTTTGACAACGGTGCGAAGTCCTGAGGCgcacggagaggaaaggttCAAAAAACTGATTTCATCAGAGGAAAACACACGGCGTGACTGCACTTGAGCAAGCGGCGGACACACTCGCATTTGTAGTTCGGTTTAAAGTTTCCTTCGGGTGCTGTTTTCCAGCAGTATGGCTCGTGTCGCGGTCCGTTGTTGACAGCCGAGCACTCGAACTCAAAAAAGCAGGAACATTTTTTCTAATTTTCAGTCAGGCAACCGGCCTTCCCGATTTTCAACAAACATCCAAAAGGACCCTATCTAGCGAGAGAACAGCAGCAACCACGCCAGGTCTGACAGTTCCTGCTGAATCGCGCCGGCGGCTGCGTAGTTCCTCAGCTTGTACTTTGCTAGGCGGTATGGGCTCGCACGTAGTGGACTAACGGAGCTGGAAAAACGATAGTATCCTTCTCTGCACGTGGTTATCTTGAGTCGCTGGAGACGCCTCTGTGTGGTTCTCTGCATTTGGCGCCGTCTGCGAAACATTTGTGCCTTACTAATCCTCCATCTTCCTATagcagaaagacaggaagaatGTAGGACGTTCCAGCTGATGACTGCATTCAGTTGTTTCGAGAATCGCCGAAAGCCCCTCTCAGTTTCACTGAGTTCTGTGCCTTTGGCTCCACTAGCTACTTCAAATCGTGCTTTCCGCCTCTTTTCTCATTGAGGTAGTTTTGGACATTTTGCGCCGCGGTTTTCAATCAGCGAAGCGAAATGCACCAACATGTGGAATGGATCTGAGATCTGTTGTCGAGCCGACGCTCGGGGGCGGAAACATCGGCATTTGCGAAAGACGATACATCGACGGGGTTCATTGCCGTCGGCACTTCTGTCCCTGCCTCATGTGCCGgtttcatttcttctctgaaTCAGTGCAAATGAAATAAGATTTTTCGCGGTATCTGTTCTCTTTCATAATATGTGCCAATCGATTCTTGGATTTCGGCACCTGCGTTGTGTTTCGCGTATGACGTCCAGCCGGGCAACTCGCAGTGTTGTCGCTTTTCGCCCGTCTCGCTTggctgttttctctttgcttcgTCTATCCCTAAGctgcgcttctccctctgtctatAGGAAACAGGCATCCTTTTGAGCAGCAGGCAGACCAGATTGGCTGCAGTAGCCGAAAACGGCTGTCGATTGTTGCACCCACGGCTGGGATCTCTTATGTCTCTAGTCAGCGTAACGCCATGCTTTCAAAATTTCTTAGATCAGAAACTGATGCAGAGGTCAAGGTTCAGACGAAACAGCGTCGCGTCATATTGAGAGGGAGGCGAAACAGAAAGTGACGCAGAACACAGATATGTTGCTTAGCAGGGTAACGACGAGAACCGTCTTTGTAAAGGGGAGGGGGAAAAGTCTGCCTCCTCGGGAAAACCGAAGGTTagaagaatggagagaagacatcATGAAAACACAGATATAGATGTATCCAAATGCTCACAGAATGCAGATACGTTGATTTCCTCGCTCACAGAAACAAGCACGAGACGACTCTTTCCTGACGAGAAGGCGCAAaagcgaagcagacgcgacATCTTCGTTCCTCCGCTGGTTTCGAACCGTGACACAAAAAGTTATAAAATCACAGGGCGCCGAGATAGATCGAGCACCTACCACCTCTCCACGCTTCATGGCAGGTGGCATTTGCAGGCCTGGCTTGATCCCGCTTTTGTCGGGAGACCAGGGGGTAAGACCTTTGCGAAAATCTACTGTTGGCTTTCGCTCAGGAGAAGGCTGAGTTCTGTTCAAACGGGACTTCAAAAATACACATGTTCTCATTGGAAACACAGGTGTCCCTCTCGGAGCCCGTCTTTCcgtctgctttctccatGGGTCAGCCACGGTTCCCTCAACAGCGATCaacctgtctctgttttcgtctgcatctcttcTCCGATAGACCCCTGACCTCGCACTCCCACCCCTCCAGTTCTTTGTCCCTAGCATGTTTGTTGCTCaacttttctgtctccaacGTCTCTTATGTATCTTGGTCCTGTTGCATCACCTCGTTTGTTCGATGACGAGATTTTCACACTCCTCCGTGGTCGggtccttcgcctccactGCACCTCCCCCTTCTCTGTAGTGTTGTTTCAGCGTCCCTCCCCTCTGATCAGCGGTATGTAGTGTGCCTTTGCTCTCCACTGTCCCAGTGCCTCTCCAGCATTTTCCCTGCAGGTAGTTATCGGAACGAAATTCTCTACAGATGGCGAAAAGCTCGCAGTAACACAGTGCACTGAAACAACTGATTTGGGCAGACATCGAGCTACCGTCGGTAGTTCCCTTTCATTTTCGCCATATCACTCGGGTGCTTTGCCGCAGTTTCCGGCACTACTTTGGGGTCCGGGTTGCATTTTCCCGCATTTCCAGGGACGGGAGAAGGCTTTGCGCAGGCAACCCTTCCACTATATCTGGTTCTCGGGGACCAAATTTCCGTAAATGcatttccccttctcttcccttcagTCCGTTCTCGCAAAATATACAAACAGCTGGCGCCGGCCagtccgtttttctccgccGTCGCGTTGTCGGCAAAAACTCTAGGGTGCCACTTGCAGGTGAGGCATTGCCTCGAGCCGCGGACGCCGAAAACGCAGCCTTGAGGACTCACGGGAGGCAAAGCGCGTCGCCCCCGTTACTGGACAGCTCCTCAACCCGCCGCGACGGCAAAAACTTGATAAAAAAACTTCGTGCTCTTCTGCCGACCTTCTTCCGGTGAAGAAGGCATGCATGTGGGCTTCGCCATACAACGAAGGGCCGGCACGACCAGAACAGGACACACAAAACGGATCTGTGTTCTATACCAGAACTGAAGGAGCTGAATGGGGCACGACGAAGGACACAGCCGTCCGGCCAAGCCCCTTCTGGTGTCTTTCAGTTCCCTCTAAGATATGAAGAGACGGAACCTACGAATTCAACTCTCTTGGTTTCTCCCGATTGCCTTCGCGGAGCAGTCAAAAAGGCCACACCGCACCCGCTCACTGTCTTCCGCTGTCCTGGTTTTGAC
Proteins encoded in this window:
- a CDS encoding hypothetical protein (encoded by transcript TGME49_218370), with the translated sequence MPGSVSDFGWSVTGSIPRERSSGTLSFVFGKNSLCISSLSDAHDSEIPPCRMMDKAESTGKEDSLKSVSLRGSAKSSLFSSTAGNTNASKTLSEKRSNEFCGTASATPTFVSTSPETLGDPQSSPPKSRMSSTKRKINEKILNSSHSLSTTASSSPDPFASAVAPSIESSGIDSTFRSVSESISRNSEKHQSFGLSISFAASGTGVMGTRKSSATRTNRRNNGGTGGQETSAESRSVFSNACYWSPCRNPQIAGGFHPNGWFLWTVVPAYVVYRVVRKVLDWVFTPEGPEEGSPEALAMRKREEKLQRKLKSGRVQLIR